The Candidatus Koribacter versatilis Ellin345 genome has a segment encoding these proteins:
- a CDS encoding response regulator produces MVSGSTSVLAVDDDRVHAYAMEKKLRASGFVVKCVHSGPEALAELRSGKYDAILLDINMPGLNGYQTCERIRSESSIPQPAIIFHSASDASEPAVHRAYDAGADAFLTYPVDDEQLKAVLIGSVAMRRSRSATELEQVTGCESIEAGDIVQVSGLYDVTHDGDHLPSGSIVLFAGIVLPPCRLCAVSYHLTRAIPHISEDDDFR; encoded by the coding sequence ATGGTGTCCGGTTCCACATCCGTGCTCGCGGTTGACGATGATCGCGTTCATGCTTACGCGATGGAGAAAAAGCTGCGCGCCAGCGGGTTTGTGGTGAAGTGCGTACACAGTGGGCCCGAAGCGCTCGCAGAACTCCGCAGCGGAAAGTACGACGCGATCCTCCTCGACATCAACATGCCTGGCCTGAATGGGTACCAGACCTGCGAGCGCATCCGTTCGGAAAGTTCGATTCCTCAGCCTGCGATCATCTTCCATTCCGCGTCCGATGCCTCCGAACCGGCCGTGCACCGTGCGTACGACGCAGGCGCGGACGCCTTCCTCACCTATCCCGTCGACGACGAACAGCTCAAGGCTGTGCTCATTGGATCGGTGGCGATGCGTCGCTCGAGGTCTGCAACGGAGCTCGAACAAGTGACCGGGTGCGAAAGCATCGAAGCCGGAGATATCGTTCAAGTCTCCGGCTTGTACGACGTGACCCACGACGGCGACCATCTGCCGAGTGGCTCGATTGTTTTGTTTGCGGGGATTGTGCTTCCGCCGTGTCGATTGTGTGCGGTGAGCTATCACCTCACTCGGGCGATCCCACACATTTCGGAAGACGACGATTTTAGATAG
- a CDS encoding bile acid:sodium symporter family protein: MRYLVLIALFFLMVSVGLSLQPSELITRWKRPTISGWIALTLVTFVVPPAIALILAWIFRLDYGETVGLFLLGVSPGAPLMTRNLGKSGYDIHLAASYQIWAALMIPIMLPLLVAAAARFGGRALWISPLVLLWQIVLKQLLPLGLGMLVAWFFPAFAERNRPLAGRIGNILFILALVLILYALGAELKHLTLFLPLAAILLAVSSVAIVLVVDIRDEAMRKTFAICNTNRNAGLALLLSAQYVGARDSAPTLVYYALFAPVVMLIYSRIVSKPTETSAIA; the protein is encoded by the coding sequence ATGCGCTACCTCGTACTCATCGCGCTGTTCTTCCTCATGGTTTCCGTAGGCCTCAGCCTTCAGCCATCTGAGCTGATTACGCGTTGGAAGCGCCCCACCATTTCGGGTTGGATCGCGTTGACGCTGGTGACCTTCGTCGTTCCGCCTGCCATCGCGCTGATCCTTGCCTGGATCTTTCGGCTGGACTACGGTGAAACCGTGGGTCTTTTTCTGCTCGGAGTCTCTCCGGGAGCGCCGCTCATGACGCGTAACCTGGGGAAGAGCGGGTACGATATACATCTCGCTGCGAGCTATCAGATATGGGCAGCGCTCATGATTCCCATCATGCTTCCGCTACTCGTGGCGGCAGCTGCGCGGTTCGGTGGCCGAGCGCTCTGGATTTCGCCGCTGGTTCTGCTCTGGCAGATCGTTCTGAAGCAGTTGCTTCCTCTCGGCCTGGGAATGCTCGTCGCATGGTTCTTTCCGGCATTCGCAGAACGCAATCGTCCCCTCGCAGGCCGAATCGGAAATATCCTCTTCATCCTCGCGCTGGTCCTGATTCTTTATGCGCTGGGGGCCGAGCTCAAGCACCTCACGCTCTTCCTTCCGCTTGCCGCGATCCTGCTGGCAGTGAGCTCGGTCGCAATCGTCCTGGTCGTCGACATTCGCGATGAAGCGATGCGCAAGACGTTCGCGATCTGCAACACCAACCGCAACGCAGGATTAGCTCTGCTTCTTTCGGCGCAATACGTCGGAGCGCGAGATTCCGCACCGACGTTGGTCTACTACGCCCTGTTCGCGCCAGTCGTGATGCTGATTTATTCTCGGATCGTTTCGAAGCCAACGGAAACATCAGCAATCGCATAA
- a CDS encoding AI-2E family transporter — translation MATSTPIVSESDHFFRTREVAIRLSLIALLALTCFVILKAFIPLLAWGVIIATAGYPGYRKLAAALGGREKLAAVLCTLILLSLIVIPAVLLAGTLTDGARSIASQVQSGNFRIPPPPAKVQGWPLIGKPLNKVWTTASTDATQALNKVSPVIQKYAPTLLSAGAKLGGTLLQFILSIVLAGFLLASSRGNAEFSQKIFRRIFREKGDEFETLTANTVRSVTNGIVGVALIQTILASLGFLVVGLPGAGMWSLLFFVAAVLQVGVVVLLPAVAFAFTITSTTPAVIFLVWCMFVGVIDNVLKPMLLGRGNQVPTLVVFLGVIGGFIAMGTIGLFIGAIILSVGYKLFLIWLEDV, via the coding sequence GTGGCGACCTCAACGCCGATCGTCTCCGAAAGCGATCACTTCTTCCGCACACGAGAAGTGGCGATTCGTCTCAGCCTCATTGCCCTCCTCGCGCTCACGTGCTTCGTCATCCTCAAAGCATTCATCCCGCTTCTCGCTTGGGGTGTAATCATCGCCACCGCAGGTTATCCGGGCTATCGCAAGCTCGCTGCGGCGCTGGGAGGTCGCGAGAAGCTCGCCGCGGTGTTGTGCACCCTCATCCTGCTCAGCCTGATCGTGATTCCTGCCGTGCTGCTCGCAGGCACACTGACGGATGGCGCGAGGTCCATTGCCAGCCAGGTACAGAGCGGCAACTTCCGCATTCCACCCCCACCCGCGAAGGTCCAGGGCTGGCCGCTCATCGGCAAGCCCCTGAATAAGGTCTGGACAACGGCCTCCACGGACGCCACGCAGGCGCTGAACAAGGTCTCGCCCGTGATCCAGAAGTATGCCCCCACCTTGCTCTCGGCCGGCGCCAAGCTAGGGGGCACTCTCCTCCAGTTCATCCTCTCGATAGTGCTTGCAGGCTTTCTACTGGCAAGCAGTCGGGGCAATGCCGAATTCTCGCAAAAGATCTTTCGACGCATCTTCCGCGAGAAGGGCGACGAGTTCGAGACGCTGACGGCGAACACGGTTCGTAGCGTGACCAACGGCATTGTCGGCGTGGCGCTGATTCAAACCATCTTGGCGAGCCTCGGATTTCTCGTTGTTGGCTTGCCGGGCGCCGGAATGTGGAGCCTGTTGTTTTTCGTTGCAGCGGTCCTGCAAGTGGGAGTTGTGGTTCTGCTTCCCGCTGTGGCCTTTGCATTCACGATCACGAGCACAACTCCAGCAGTCATTTTTCTCGTGTGGTGCATGTTCGTTGGCGTAATCGACAACGTGCTGAAACCGATGTTGCTGGGGCGTGGCAATCAGGTACCTACCCTGGTGGTTTTTCTCGGCGTGATTGGCGGCTTCATCGCGATGGGCACGATTGGATTGTTCATCGGCGCCATCATTCTTTCCGTCGGCTACAAGTTGTTTCTCATCTGGCTTGAAGATGTCTGA
- a CDS encoding YXWGXW repeat-containing protein gives MNANRLLRLVALAALFISLSAVSYAGVFLSVSVGPPPIPVYTQPPCPGAGYMWTPGYWGYGDEGYYWVPGTWVQPPQAGLYWTPGYWGWNEGAYGWNDGYWGNEVGFYGGINYGFGYTGRGYYGGEWRGHDFYYNRRVNNVNVTNIHNVYNKTVVVNNNSRVSYNGGSGGVYARPTQQQVSYRQQHHVEATEMQRQHREAAARNTQLLARNNNGRPPIAATARPNDFKAAVAAKSAGGKVNRAALTATPKTAAPRAKAKRNEPAKNPGKPEPARSTGANRNEPAHPAATKPEPTRNANANRPNEPARNVPKPANANESKRSNEPARATAHNVPKPPAATEHANAKANEHVTAPPTRTETASKPSPAAQPHAAPKPEPTRPAVSASKNEPKTKPSNEPRSMGMPQSDRGPTTHSAPKPSHEAAPKPAPAPKAAPKPESHASAPQHQASAKPAPQPKHEAAPAHQSAPKSEAPKKEEKPKG, from the coding sequence ATGAATGCAAATCGGCTCCTGCGCCTGGTAGCACTCGCGGCGCTCTTTATCTCGCTATCCGCCGTCTCGTACGCCGGCGTATTTCTATCAGTTTCCGTCGGCCCACCGCCGATCCCGGTCTACACCCAACCTCCCTGCCCCGGCGCCGGCTACATGTGGACACCTGGCTACTGGGGCTACGGTGATGAAGGTTATTACTGGGTCCCGGGTACGTGGGTGCAACCGCCTCAGGCCGGCCTCTACTGGACGCCTGGCTATTGGGGCTGGAATGAGGGTGCCTACGGCTGGAACGACGGCTACTGGGGCAACGAAGTCGGCTTCTATGGCGGCATTAACTACGGCTTCGGCTATACCGGGCGGGGCTACTACGGCGGCGAGTGGCGCGGCCACGATTTCTATTACAACCGTCGCGTGAACAACGTGAACGTCACCAACATTCACAACGTCTACAACAAGACGGTCGTCGTCAACAACAACAGCCGCGTCAGCTATAACGGCGGATCCGGCGGCGTATATGCCCGTCCAACCCAGCAACAGGTTTCGTATCGCCAGCAGCATCACGTCGAGGCGACGGAGATGCAGCGCCAGCACCGCGAGGCAGCTGCCCGCAACACGCAGCTCCTGGCGCGCAACAATAACGGCCGGCCTCCGATCGCAGCCACCGCTCGCCCCAACGATTTCAAAGCGGCCGTCGCTGCGAAATCTGCCGGCGGAAAAGTAAATCGCGCGGCCCTGACGGCCACGCCGAAGACCGCGGCGCCACGCGCTAAGGCCAAACGCAACGAACCTGCGAAAAACCCTGGGAAGCCCGAACCGGCACGCAGCACCGGCGCAAACCGCAACGAACCTGCGCATCCGGCTGCGACCAAACCCGAGCCCACGCGCAACGCCAATGCAAACCGTCCGAATGAACCGGCCCGCAATGTTCCAAAGCCGGCAAATGCGAACGAATCGAAACGTAGCAACGAGCCCGCGCGCGCTACGGCCCACAACGTACCGAAGCCGCCAGCCGCGACCGAACACGCCAATGCCAAGGCCAATGAACACGTAACCGCTCCGCCGACGCGAACGGAAACCGCCTCGAAGCCATCGCCAGCGGCTCAGCCGCATGCGGCTCCGAAGCCGGAACCGACGCGGCCTGCAGTCTCGGCCAGCAAGAACGAGCCTAAGACGAAGCCGTCCAACGAACCGCGTTCGATGGGTATGCCTCAGTCGGACCGCGGTCCAACGACCCACAGTGCTCCGAAGCCCTCGCATGAGGCTGCTCCGAAGCCAGCACCGGCACCTAAGGCTGCCCCCAAGCCGGAGTCGCACGCCAGCGCTCCGCAGCACCAGGCAAGCGCTAAGCCGGCACCGCAACCAAAACATGAAGCAGCCCCGGCCCACCAGTCCGCTCCAAAGAGCGAGGCTCCTAAGAAGGAAGAGAAGCCAAAGGGTTAA